In Anthonomus grandis grandis chromosome 6, icAntGran1.3, whole genome shotgun sequence, one DNA window encodes the following:
- the LOC126737146 gene encoding major royal jelly protein 3-like isoform X3, with translation MEKGTQWLCFVLGVCATTLPTPTYTENPPVLKTVYQWNQLEFDYQSSNERQRDIDSGAFEVGNIAPIDVDVYYSPRNTENQVFITIPRFKEGIPATLGTVTNKVLNGNPIIRPYPDWRWHRNSNECHRDRIVSVFRVKIDECGRMWVLDTGKIGDNIVCKPQVLAFDLTTNQVLHRHEFPDDVVTQQYVLVTPEVDVRDPTTGCKNTFVYVADVLGFALLIYDVANDRSWRIQDKTFYPYPNYGTFTIAGESFDLMDGLLGMTLSPYIPGQDRILFYHAMASPTENWVYTSHLRNHTLISNSGGSVPQIFNVYRNTRNTQAAAEAMDKDGIMIFGLLGTLELACWNARTEYGPKNFDIIADDPVRLQFPSGIKIVRNQKGQQELWALTSRFQKLATGTLSPNEPNFRILAGKLEDLLYNSKCRSKRGQNNNNIGGGYGYLRGNAG, from the exons ATGGAAAAAG GTACCCAATGGCTGTGCTTCGTTTTGGGAGTTTGCGCGACCACCCTACCAACCCCAACATATACAGAAAACCCTCCTGTCCTTAAAACAGTGTACCAATGGAATCAGTTAGAGTTCGATTATCAATCATCAAACGAAAGACAAAGGGACATTGATTCTGGCGCTTTTGAAGTTGGAAATATCGCTCCTATTGATGTAGATGTCTACTATTCAC CAAGAAATACAGAAAACCAAGTTTTTATCACGATACCAAGATTCAAAGAAGGAATCCCTGCAACTCTCGGAACAGTGacaaataaagtattaaatGGAAATCCGATTATCCGGCCTTATCCAGACTGGAGGTGGCACAGAAACTCAAATGAATGCCATAGAGATAGAATAGTTTCTGTATTTAGGGTAAaa ATAGACGAATGCGGAAGAATGTGGGTGTTAGACACAGGCAAAATCGGAGATAATATTGTTTGTAAACCGCAAGTTTTAGCATTTGATTTGACCACA AATCAAGTACTCCACAGGCATGAATTTCCAGACGATGTAGTGACACAACAATATGTCTTAGTTACTCCAGAGGTAGATGTAAGAGACCCTACCACCGGATGTAAAAACACTTTCGTTTATGTAGCGGACGTTCTTGGCTTCGCATTGCTTATTTATGACGTAGCTAATGACAGATCATGGAGGATACAGGATAAAACTTTTTATCCTTATCCTAACTATGGAACTTTTACGATAGCAG gagAGAGTTTTGACCTAATGGACGGATTACTAGGCATGACACTTTCCCCATACATCCCCGGTCAAGacagaatattattttaccaTGCCATGGCTAGTCCGACTGAAAACTGGGTCTACACATCCCACTTGAGAAACCATACCTTGATTTCTAATAGTGGCGGAAGCGTTCCACAGATATTCAAT GTTTATAGGAACACTCGCAATACTCAAGCAGCAGCTGAAGCAATGGATAAAGATGGAATCATGATCTTCGGACTTCTGGGTACTTTAGAGCTAGCATGCTGGAACGCTAGAACTGAATATGGACCAAAGAACTTTGATATTATAGCTGATGATCCGGTGAGGCTTCAATTTCCAAGTGGTATTAAG ATCGTTCGAAATCAAAAAGGTCAACAAGAACTGTGGGCGTTGACATCCAGATTTCAGAAGCTTGCCACTGGAACATTAAGTCCAAATGAGCCAAATTTCAGGATCCTCGCTGGAAAACTTGAGGATCTTCTTTATAATAGCAAATGCAGATCGAAGCGTGgccaaaataataacaatataggTGGAGGTTATGGGTATTTAAGAGGAAACGCGggttaa
- the LOC126737146 gene encoding major royal jelly protein 1-like isoform X1 — translation MLRNFFILSILCFFCWCNGYYHPGYQFYRTEHIYDLASSNEFHRRQFNMAPLSRTQWLCFVLGVCATTLPTPTYTENPPVLKTVYQWNQLEFDYQSSNERQRDIDSGAFEVGNIAPIDVDVYYSPRNTENQVFITIPRFKEGIPATLGTVTNKVLNGNPIIRPYPDWRWHRNSNECHRDRIVSVFRVKIDECGRMWVLDTGKIGDNIVCKPQVLAFDLTTNQVLHRHEFPDDVVTQQYVLVTPEVDVRDPTTGCKNTFVYVADVLGFALLIYDVANDRSWRIQDKTFYPYPNYGTFTIAGESFDLMDGLLGMTLSPYIPGQDRILFYHAMASPTENWVYTSHLRNHTLISNSGGSVPQIFNVYRNTRNTQAAAEAMDKDGIMIFGLLGTLELACWNARTEYGPKNFDIIADDPVRLQFPSGIKIVRNQKGQQELWALTSRFQKLATGTLSPNEPNFRILAGKLEDLLYNSKCRSKRGQNNNNIGGGYGYLRGNAG, via the exons ATGTTGAGGAACTTCTTCATATtaagtattttgtgttttttttgttggtgtAATGGATATTATCATCCCGGATATCAATTTTATAGAACTGAACATATTTATGACCTCGCATCAAGTAATGAGTTTCATAGAAGGCAATTCAATATGGCACCCTTGTCGC GTACCCAATGGCTGTGCTTCGTTTTGGGAGTTTGCGCGACCACCCTACCAACCCCAACATATACAGAAAACCCTCCTGTCCTTAAAACAGTGTACCAATGGAATCAGTTAGAGTTCGATTATCAATCATCAAACGAAAGACAAAGGGACATTGATTCTGGCGCTTTTGAAGTTGGAAATATCGCTCCTATTGATGTAGATGTCTACTATTCAC CAAGAAATACAGAAAACCAAGTTTTTATCACGATACCAAGATTCAAAGAAGGAATCCCTGCAACTCTCGGAACAGTGacaaataaagtattaaatGGAAATCCGATTATCCGGCCTTATCCAGACTGGAGGTGGCACAGAAACTCAAATGAATGCCATAGAGATAGAATAGTTTCTGTATTTAGGGTAAaa ATAGACGAATGCGGAAGAATGTGGGTGTTAGACACAGGCAAAATCGGAGATAATATTGTTTGTAAACCGCAAGTTTTAGCATTTGATTTGACCACA AATCAAGTACTCCACAGGCATGAATTTCCAGACGATGTAGTGACACAACAATATGTCTTAGTTACTCCAGAGGTAGATGTAAGAGACCCTACCACCGGATGTAAAAACACTTTCGTTTATGTAGCGGACGTTCTTGGCTTCGCATTGCTTATTTATGACGTAGCTAATGACAGATCATGGAGGATACAGGATAAAACTTTTTATCCTTATCCTAACTATGGAACTTTTACGATAGCAG gagAGAGTTTTGACCTAATGGACGGATTACTAGGCATGACACTTTCCCCATACATCCCCGGTCAAGacagaatattattttaccaTGCCATGGCTAGTCCGACTGAAAACTGGGTCTACACATCCCACTTGAGAAACCATACCTTGATTTCTAATAGTGGCGGAAGCGTTCCACAGATATTCAAT GTTTATAGGAACACTCGCAATACTCAAGCAGCAGCTGAAGCAATGGATAAAGATGGAATCATGATCTTCGGACTTCTGGGTACTTTAGAGCTAGCATGCTGGAACGCTAGAACTGAATATGGACCAAAGAACTTTGATATTATAGCTGATGATCCGGTGAGGCTTCAATTTCCAAGTGGTATTAAG ATCGTTCGAAATCAAAAAGGTCAACAAGAACTGTGGGCGTTGACATCCAGATTTCAGAAGCTTGCCACTGGAACATTAAGTCCAAATGAGCCAAATTTCAGGATCCTCGCTGGAAAACTTGAGGATCTTCTTTATAATAGCAAATGCAGATCGAAGCGTGgccaaaataataacaatataggTGGAGGTTATGGGTATTTAAGAGGAAACGCGggttaa
- the LOC126737146 gene encoding major royal jelly protein 3-like isoform X2, whose protein sequence is MTVLNQKEPGTQWLCFVLGVCATTLPTPTYTENPPVLKTVYQWNQLEFDYQSSNERQRDIDSGAFEVGNIAPIDVDVYYSPRNTENQVFITIPRFKEGIPATLGTVTNKVLNGNPIIRPYPDWRWHRNSNECHRDRIVSVFRVKIDECGRMWVLDTGKIGDNIVCKPQVLAFDLTTNQVLHRHEFPDDVVTQQYVLVTPEVDVRDPTTGCKNTFVYVADVLGFALLIYDVANDRSWRIQDKTFYPYPNYGTFTIAGESFDLMDGLLGMTLSPYIPGQDRILFYHAMASPTENWVYTSHLRNHTLISNSGGSVPQIFNVYRNTRNTQAAAEAMDKDGIMIFGLLGTLELACWNARTEYGPKNFDIIADDPVRLQFPSGIKIVRNQKGQQELWALTSRFQKLATGTLSPNEPNFRILAGKLEDLLYNSKCRSKRGQNNNNIGGGYGYLRGNAG, encoded by the exons ATGACTGTTTTAAACCAAAAGGAGCCAG GTACCCAATGGCTGTGCTTCGTTTTGGGAGTTTGCGCGACCACCCTACCAACCCCAACATATACAGAAAACCCTCCTGTCCTTAAAACAGTGTACCAATGGAATCAGTTAGAGTTCGATTATCAATCATCAAACGAAAGACAAAGGGACATTGATTCTGGCGCTTTTGAAGTTGGAAATATCGCTCCTATTGATGTAGATGTCTACTATTCAC CAAGAAATACAGAAAACCAAGTTTTTATCACGATACCAAGATTCAAAGAAGGAATCCCTGCAACTCTCGGAACAGTGacaaataaagtattaaatGGAAATCCGATTATCCGGCCTTATCCAGACTGGAGGTGGCACAGAAACTCAAATGAATGCCATAGAGATAGAATAGTTTCTGTATTTAGGGTAAaa ATAGACGAATGCGGAAGAATGTGGGTGTTAGACACAGGCAAAATCGGAGATAATATTGTTTGTAAACCGCAAGTTTTAGCATTTGATTTGACCACA AATCAAGTACTCCACAGGCATGAATTTCCAGACGATGTAGTGACACAACAATATGTCTTAGTTACTCCAGAGGTAGATGTAAGAGACCCTACCACCGGATGTAAAAACACTTTCGTTTATGTAGCGGACGTTCTTGGCTTCGCATTGCTTATTTATGACGTAGCTAATGACAGATCATGGAGGATACAGGATAAAACTTTTTATCCTTATCCTAACTATGGAACTTTTACGATAGCAG gagAGAGTTTTGACCTAATGGACGGATTACTAGGCATGACACTTTCCCCATACATCCCCGGTCAAGacagaatattattttaccaTGCCATGGCTAGTCCGACTGAAAACTGGGTCTACACATCCCACTTGAGAAACCATACCTTGATTTCTAATAGTGGCGGAAGCGTTCCACAGATATTCAAT GTTTATAGGAACACTCGCAATACTCAAGCAGCAGCTGAAGCAATGGATAAAGATGGAATCATGATCTTCGGACTTCTGGGTACTTTAGAGCTAGCATGCTGGAACGCTAGAACTGAATATGGACCAAAGAACTTTGATATTATAGCTGATGATCCGGTGAGGCTTCAATTTCCAAGTGGTATTAAG ATCGTTCGAAATCAAAAAGGTCAACAAGAACTGTGGGCGTTGACATCCAGATTTCAGAAGCTTGCCACTGGAACATTAAGTCCAAATGAGCCAAATTTCAGGATCCTCGCTGGAAAACTTGAGGATCTTCTTTATAATAGCAAATGCAGATCGAAGCGTGgccaaaataataacaatataggTGGAGGTTATGGGTATTTAAGAGGAAACGCGggttaa
- the LOC126737148 gene encoding protein yellow, which produces MRNKSTFFIFFLLCASMSGYGLNLEVINQWSLLQFDPPYGFESVDFRPENTVFTGLEITDDRIFLAMPRLRAGVPATLATIPRHTQPGSSPKPQPYPDWSFHGAGLGLDNVTSCDGFMSVYRMRLDSCGRLWVLDAGVMTSIDDFQRLCNPKLVVFDLKTDQVVRRVEFPKEVLRPATLLANLIIDESIQGTCDSAFLYLADTAAPAIVVYDALRDRTWRVTHPSMFPDPNFATYTITDESFTLPDGVVGLAHSPKLATLFFQPLATDRIFSIPTAALTKGPPAEFEEVPVSLAGRKSSQGLGLALNPNDDTLYFSPLTETSLASWNPLTNQQQLLAYDPKLIQFASELRWKADGIWFLSTRFQKFFKRTVTPNEINLRIIRVPLNSPSYNNLNNNLYY; this is translated from the exons ATGCGTAACAAATccacatttttcatatttttcttactCTGCGCCTCGATGTCCGGATATGGTCTGAATCTGGAAGTGATCAATCAGTGGAGCTTGTTGCAGTTTGATCCTCCATATGGATTCGAATCAGTTGATTTCAg ACCAGAAAACACAGTATTTACGGGGCTAGAGATCACGGATGACCGCATTTTTCTCGCTATGCCTAGGCTAAGGGCTGGTGTACCAGCCACTCTCGCCACAATTCCCCGTCACACCCAACCAGGTTCGAGTCCCAAACCTCAACCTTATCCAGACTGGTCTTTTCATGGTGCTGGATTGGGTTTGGACAACGTTACATCATGCGATGGTTTCATGTCCGTTTATAGAATGAGGTTGGATTCTTGTGGAAGGCTTTGG gtCTTAGACGCAGGAGTGATGACTTCAATTGATGATTTCCAAAGACTTTGCAACCCTAAGCTGGTAGTGTTCGACCTAAAAACCGACCAAGTAGTCAGAAGGGTTGAATTTCCGAAAGAAGTTCTTCGACCGGCTACCTTATTGGCCAATTTAATTATCGATGAATCCATCCAGGGAACTTGCGAttctgcctttttatatttggCTGACACTGCTGCTCCAG ctattGTGGTTTATGACGCCCTCAGGGACAGAACCTGGCGGGTGACACACCCCAGTATGTTCCCAGATCCAAATTTTGCCACTTACACCATTACTGACGAATCGTTTACTTTGCCCGATGGTGTAGTTGGTCTAGCGCATTCGCCAAAATTAGCCACCTTATTCTTCCAACCTTTGGCCACAGATAG GATATTCAGCATCCCAACAGCAGCTTTAACCAAAGGACCTCCAGCAGAATTTGAAGAAGTCCCAGTTTCTCTTGCCGGAAGAAAATCATCTCAAGGTTTAGGTTTGGCCTTGAATCCTAACGATGATACTTTATATTTTAGTCCTTTAACTGAAACTTCTTTGGCTTCATGGAATCCATTGACTAATCAACAACA acTTTTGGCATACGATCCCAAACTGATTCAATTTGCTTCAGAACTGAGATGGAAAGCAGACGGTATATGGTTCCTTAGCACGAGGTTccagaaattctttaaaagaacaGTCACTCCAAATGAGATTAATCTAAGAATAATACGAGTCCCATTAAACTCTCCATCTTACAATAACTTgaacaataatttatattattaa